From Pseudorasbora parva isolate DD20220531a chromosome 14, ASM2467924v1, whole genome shotgun sequence:
aacgccacacggaccaaagacattaaacgaaccaaaaacaggacgtaatgtcacaagatgcgacgcatagtcagctgatttgacgacgcggaaagatcggtgtatccaaaatgaataacATCAACGTTAGAGGTCAAACGTGGAGCAATgcggaagagcctcatcaatatttggtctgacgagcatgtttcgaaaatgctagaaaaaaaacgaacaaaatgcagacctggctcttctcatcagaggacctgtgttgcccattagtcggtacagacgacagaacggccgtctcttttctgcacaacggaggaaatcctgccgctgttttgaatgttttgaacatttcatgagctcttcgtgagttctcagctggtaaaaataatgccatatgtacacgcataaaatgatcgcgtgtaatccgcacacagcattgttttgaatgttcggtaaacgagctcctacgtcatataagccgaccaatcaggttgtgaccgtctccctgtgcctttgattcggtaactttagggtcgctgttaaaaatgccagtgtgaacgcttagcggaccaggactatatgttttgtttttgttttttggtccggaccaaacgaaccgaactacaagtgtgaacgcaccctgaGATTCATTGTGTgctctgacacctttctatcagaatcagcattaacttcttgagtaatttgagctccagtagctcgtctgtttgatcggaccacacaggccagccttcactccccacaggcatcaatgagccttggccgcccatgaccctgtggccggttctccactgttccttccttggagcacttttgatagaaactgaccactgcagaccgggaacagcccacaagagctgcagttttggagatgctctgacccagtcgtctagccgtcacagtTTGTCAAAAGcacttgtcaaactcgctcaaatccttacgcttgcccatttatCTTGCTTCTAACAcaccaactctgaggacaatatatcccacccactaacaattgctgtgatgaagagatgatcagtgttattcactttaccagtcataatgttatgcctgatcgatgtACATTAACTTCACAATAACCTAAAATATTACATGATATCTTACCGTCTACCTCAACAGCTAACAAAGGAACTGCGCCTGTTTTAACCAAAAtcacaaaattaattaaattagacATTTTGACAAAGTAACTTTCAACCAAGTTACACAAAGTCACTCACCATTTTGTGAATATCTGTCCTCATTAGATGATGTATCGCCACCTGTGAAATGAGCAATATCTTGTATGTGAACGTATACAAACAAGAACAATGTAACCTTTCAGTTTGCACAATAAAGCGTTATATTGCAAAATAAGCTGTAGGTAACACGTACCACCTTGATTTGTCCTTTTAGACGTCTTGCGCTCATGGTAATGGTAAATCCCACACACAACTGCAGCCACAGccagcacacaaacacaaagtaGCGATATATGACCTGCAGACAAACCTGCCGCTACAGTGGAAGGAGAGACCATAACCGTATTAGAACTGCTAAACCTTGCTATTGAAGTACCTGAATATGAGCAACATAGATTGATTAAATCTGTAGAAAAATCAGCTGTGCTGCCGTACCTGCACATGTGTGACAGAGTTGAGTGATGTCCAGATGTTGAGTCTGGTGGCTGATGGGATTGTTCAGcacacagctgtaggtgtttttatcctgatatttcacctccagaggtagagagagactgatgctgagatcagacgcactgatgctggacaataaactgtttcctttgaaccaggagagagtcacatgactcacaTTCACCACTGATGAACACACCAGTGAACAATAggaggatgaagatgaagaaCACTGTGAAGAGTTAGTGCTGATGACAGGAACAGGCAGACGAGCTGTAAAACATGAGAAAGTTATGTCTATAATACCTCAATGCAAAGAAATCAAACATAATGCATGAACAGAATCACTCACCATAAACAATAATACTGAATTTCCTGGGTGGGACCTCATTTCCACCAAAAGTCTGTAGTTCATAAACGCCTCTGTGTTCAGTTGTggtgtttgtgatggtcagagatacAGTCTTGGCCAGCTTCAATCTCCctctgaatctcccatcaaGAACTTCATCAAATAACGAGACCTTATTACTCAGTCGGTTGATCTGAGCTATACGAGTGCTGTCAAGTCCAAACGTCCACAGTATCAGATCAGCTTTCTGTATTTCAGTAACATCGGTGCGTAAAGTGACAGACTCTCCCTCCATCACTGACACTGACTGTATTTCATCTGTAACGTCAAACACTCCTGCAGAACAGAGACCGTTTCAGAGATTTACAGGTGGAGTCAGAATCATTAGCCCTcgatcaaagatggctgtaaaaataaatctgcattgtttatccttttgatctttcattcaAAAAGTCTAACCTTTCATagaagaaagtttttttttttttttttttgtacgtTGAATACAGAAGGTCCTCTGGAAGTAGCTAGGTATTTTACTTTATtacgttaaaaaaaatatggatatttgttCTTAAGCAAACGCATCTTCGCTTtagaaggtctttattaacccgCCGGAGCTGTGTGGTTTATTTCTATAATGGACGGAGGGCACTTTTTGGTCTCCCATTGTCAAAAGCATAATTTAATTATTGCAGGTTTGCGTAATATTCTGAGTTTGCATTTCACTATTTTTATTCCTTTTGAGGAATGCTGAATCTGTCACACACATCGCCACTGGACTTGCTCCATAATAGGAcagctgtcagtcaataaatgtgAGAGCAAACCGTTTTAAAAAGAgcttttgttgtaaattttaaaaagaccagaaacttttaaaaagtaatctgattacgatAGCATTGTTTGTAATATTACGCCCAACACTAAGCAAGTTCACAGGTATGTTAATGCAGTAATAAATATTGGACAGACGGAATATTTTGACTTTAACCTGacgcgagcgagagagagagagagagagagagagagagagagagagagagagagagagacttcaAAATGCGCAAGATATACTCACCATCCACAAGTAACAGAACGAAAAATAAAACCAACATCTCCATATTTTTGTGCACGTGAGTAAAAGATGAGTAAAAGTTGTCCATTGTAATTGTTATTGTTCTCTGTGGCGTCTCAAAGCAGTCGATCAGTTCGTCCAATCAGAGTCGTTTCTAAACGAGCTAAAACGCATGGTGACAGCGACTATTAAccttattttacttttacagttgcttttattataattaaccCACTTCAGGTAGCGTTTATAGTAGTAAAATGTATTGATTTCAGTTCAAACAAGAAAGCTAATCCGCTCAAAATAAGGAAGTACATTCACTGACTGGAACTCCCCAATATGGGATCTGTCAATGAAGACATACACTAATAGATCTGCTCCTCGAGTCAAGCCCCAGGAAAACCCAAAGCACAGCACGTCATAACCATCAAACAAACCATGAATGGGTGTGTTAGAAAGTGTGTGTCACAGATAGGCCAAAGTTCAAAGTCAAACTTTGTGGAAAATCTAATTCAAtttttatcctttttttttttttttaaataataaataaataagtcttGAActgaaaaatcatttttttttcctttggcgTAAATACTTACCAATTAGTATCAATTATTAAGAAGTGACAGGATAAAACGATACCAGAAATGTTAGCCCTTTACCCAGAAATGTTAGCCCGTACCCTTTTTCAGTTTACTTGACAGAGATACAACACAACTTTATAAGACAAGTTTTTATTAATGGTTAAAAAGttgaataaaaaaagtttttttttaatgatgctGTAATCAAACTTTCAGGCTACTATAGCAGTCTCTTATTCACACTTTACAACTGCAAATATTCAGATTGTCCACTAGAGGACAGAAGACGAtcaaacatcactgttttgtTCTTTaacactgaaataaatattataatgaatACTTTAAAATACCAGACATGCAATGTACATAACATAAATATCTGCATAACACAGAACACGGTCAGTGGGAACAATATCCTTCCACTGTAAAAtaaccaacaacaaaaaattttttttgtgtaaaatcAAAAGAAACCCTTTGTCATGCGGCGGTCATTTTAAAACCATTTCCCGAGTTGTAAAGGTTCATAAAAGCAGGAAtgtgttattttaaaataatataataacccACTTCAGATCAATAGGTAGCGTTTATAGTAAAACGCTAAAATTTATTGATTTCAGTTCAAACAAGAAAGTTAATCCCCTCAAAATAAGGAAGTAGACATTCACTGACTGGAACTCCCCAATATGGGATCTGTCAATGAGGACAGTAGATCTGCGCCTCAAGCCCCAGAAAGTCCCACACCACAGCACATCACTAACCATCAATCACAAAGGGAATCGGTGTGttagaaagtgtgtgtgtgcgtcacaGATAGGCCAAAGttcaaacgtgtgtgtgtgtgtaagtctTAAACTGAAAAATCCCGGGGggggtttgtttgtttttatttggcGTAAATATTAATACTTACCAATTAGTACAATTATTGAGAAGTGACCAGATAAAAGGATACCAAAGTTTTAGACTTGTATGCATGGTCCACTTTTACAGTTTACTTGACAGAGATACAACACAACTTCATAAGAAAAGTTTTTAttaatggtttaaaaaaaaattgtataaaaaaagttaatattttGTTGTTGCTGTAATTGAACTTTCAGATTAGCAGTCTCTTATTCACACTATACAACTGCAAACATTCAGATTGTCCACTAGAGGAAGAccaaacatcactgttttgtTCTTTAACACtgaactaataataataataataataataatgcattttatttgatgGCACCATTCAAAACACCCTTACACGTAAACAAGTAATGACAATATATATCAACAcaatttaaaacacacacatagagaCAGCAAAATAAGTAATACATCATTAACTAAATATTAaaatcagaggtggacaaagtacacaactctactacttgagtaaaagtaaaagtacaactggtcaaatattactccgttacaagtgaaagttgtaaaaacagatttttacttgagtaaaagtacagaagtatttgttttcaaaagtacttaagtatcaaaaataaatttccttttttatgccaacacattattgtattattgttgtataaatgcacattatgccatcatggtttaagccagtcagtgatgctccatctgacatactagcatacgactaacttaaactcatttaaatacttgaatataagttacaaagctctttacaaagctgctgtcactttaagaacgaatgcacagatccaatacactTATACAcatgatattctcccaactttactcttctctttcccCCAGacgttaatatttttaatattttataagacatgcaccaagtgtgtgccaactaaactaatcttgatgtttttttgttttttttaacttaaacatactttcaaagtatggctacgggtgcacacacttgagcctaagaaccgtcttcttccattttgctatgaactgatcagtgttcaaaaaaagtttgggaaatgtatatgaccaTATAAGAGGGAtaaaggaaaaaatcatccaccgactttcagagctgcaacagaaacgactttcgaccttgatagaaatgtagtggagtaaaaggcataagttttcaaaaaaaaattacaatactCAAGttaagtacagatactcaagtaaatgtgcttactgtccacctctgataaAAATGAGTACTATAAAGTACCAGACATGCAATGTACATAACATAGATATCTGCATAACAGACAATATCACCGTTTGTGGGAACATTATCCTTCCACTGTAAAATAACcacatgaaaataaaaaaattaatgtaaaaTCAAAAGAAACCCTTTGTCATGCTGCGGTCATTTTAAACCCACTTCCACAATTTTAAAGGCTCATAAAAACaggaatgttttattttaaaataatgtagatGCTATAGTCAAGTGCTTTGAGAAGTAGCTCCATTCATCAATGATATCATCTCCTCTGGCTCATTCTCTGCATTTTCTGAGGaagctgtaaaaaatattgaaatatcaTTGTTTGAAACATTTAGCTCATATTTGGTTGATTCTGCATTCTTTTGTTTCTGTacaattatattacattttgccTAACCTACTGATAGGATTAAGCATCAATCCAAAAATTGTATTACATTATTGTCTCCTGCActtgtttattaaatattattaatgcattataGAAAAAATTCACCTATTAAATCTGTTGAAATGCATTAACTGGTAATTTCAGAACATTTCACTTGTTTACAGTGTTGATTGATATACTCACCTTGGACAAGAAATGTCTTGGAGATCATATTTTTCCCATTCCTGGTGATCTTTAGTTTATAAATGCCAAAGTCTGAAGGTCTGATGTCTTTGATTGTGAGATATCCAGTGTTTTGATCCAGCTGTACTCTAGTTTTCTCATCATGATGACCATTACAATCGACATTGTTTGGTTCATTCATTCTGGGGAAGACAACAAATGGGTTTGTGCTATCTGAACTTAAGTCTCCAAACTGCCACTGAAGCACATCACAGCTTTGTATTGCAGTGACTCCAGTGTTTAGAGTGATGGTCTGTCCACATGTCACGGAAACCATCTTCATTACGTCTGACTCAGCCAAAGCTTCACCTGAAGAACccagacagagagcaaacaTTCAGTATAAGTGCTATAATACTAATAAGCATAGCAGATCCAACATGTCTTAGAAATGGCATTTGATGACAGCGTGGATTGGGGGTGGGCTATCTGATGATTTTGTTTCGTGATCGATTTTGAAGACTTTGCTGCCAATGCCAGAAAAAAAGAGTTGGAGTGCTTATTAAAAGGAGGTATTAAAAGTGTAATAAGCCACGAATCTAACCAGATCCGTGGCTCATTACACTTTTAATACCTCCTGACATAGACATATGACAATGACATAGGTGGAAAtggatagttaacccaaaaatgaaaattagcccatgatttacccaCCCTCAAGTCCTTTTTTATTCAATGATCATTTTATGCAATCTTGTGTTCTCCGACTATGTCATAATCggacttagcctgacaagccagacccacatcaagatgtttggtctggaaactcaccattgacagctcaatccgaggggcggataaacggttgtctttcaaactccctctgcacgcgataggatggcgctacaaccaaccagagcaacgaaggtgaagcagagctcgttgatagattaaacattcgccgtatccggtcggcaaaactccgaacacatcttccctttttaagaatgacttcagtgccgttcttttctcagagaaaagcttaactccaagtcttccagagtcgcggtcaaagctgattcgaaagaccgccgttcgccagtttctgtgtttactagaagcacgcaaacgcaactcagccgtcgtcattatggccccgcccaccgactctatacacgatgtgattgggccgtccagagtgagaggaatacagctcagaagggtattgagagtgcctagacgacacttgcgggcagattaaatttgctgccgctagggtgcgtctagatttctaggctaaatcgGACTACTTGCACTGAGAGCTTCATGACAGCTTCCATTTTGAAATGGTACAGCTCATTTATTTCCGGTTGTGTATATTTTCAATGTGTTGTAGTCAACTTCTTAAACTACTGTCCACAAGATTTAAAAAATCTGGATATCCTCAGAGACCGGGAATTTTCTGATTTACTGTCTAAAGAATTTTCCTCTCTTAGGTTTAATCCAACCCAAGCCGATCTGAGAAAGCAGCGGCTGTTAAACACGATTGTTTCACCACAGGGTGTCAGTGCTCGTCTAAACTAGTGACCACAATGCTGAAGTGTGTGACAAACGATggaaaaaaacgaaacaaaaatcaTGTATATTTAGAGACCACTGTGACCACTGgcaagcttttcaatttgggtaggccaaatcctgGCGGAAAACACAAAAAATGGTCACAGAGCTAAGAAGATTAAGGCATGTACCACATTCATTGGTATTTttgctttgtatttatttgatttattgctTGTCATTTGTTTCTTTGTTCTAACTGTTTAATTGTCTTCAATACGCATGAGAAGGTCTTATATTAGTAAGGCTAGTAGGGCCTACTAATTTTTACTGTACAATAACttgtaaaagaaaaaacaacaaaaagaaaaacattcatGATTTGATATTTTTGCCATATTACCCACCCCTATACTGGatgtagaaaatacagagtCTTACCATTCCTCATCTCAATAGACTCTTGCCTAGAAGTCTGACCTGTTTAAACACAAACCACATACTTTTATTACATGCTTTCACAAAACAGCTCATCTTTCTCCATTACCTGAGAGTAAACTTACCCAGTTGATttgattttttatatttccaGTAGAAACCGAACATCCCAACTACAGCCAAGACTACTAGCGTAATTAAAATCCCACCAACGATCAGCACCACAGGACTGAAGGGTAAGCGCTCTTTTGCATTGAAACTCGATATGTCCACTATGAAACCGTAGATTAGAGAGTTAACAaataaaacttttgaacaagTAGAGAATTTAACAAATCCGTTAATGTCAGCCGTGCTGCCGTACCTGCACATGTGTGACAGAGTTGAGTGATGTCCAGATGTTGAGTCTGGTTGCTGATGGGATTGTTCAGcacacagctgtaggtgtttttatcctgatattccacctccagaggtagagagagactaatgctgagatcagacacactgatgctggacaataaactgtttcctttgaaccaggagagagtcacatgactcacaTTCACCACTGATGAACACACCAGTGAACAATATgaggatgatgaagatgaagaacAGTGTGAAGAGTTATTGCTGATGACAGGAACAGGCAGACGAGCTGGAAAAACGAGATAATAAACATATAATAACCATCTACAGGTCTTCAATTTCAACACACATCCATTTACCAGCATCCATGTCATCCCAGTAACTACAAAAGAAGCTgtaatattgatttaacattttttattattattattctaatAGTCCTAAACCTCTCCTATCTAAATGAAAGATTTCCACTAATTTTGTCTCACTGGGTCACGCGCTGACTACAAATTACACATCTCAGATTGACACAGATACAGCTTAGCTTGATTTTGTCTACTGCTGACTGGCTTTGGGTGACTAGCATACAGTATACTCAATATGGTTTAACTCACAAATTAGAATTCAACAACAGAACTACTCACCATAAACAATAATACTGAATTTCTTCGGTGGGACCTCATTTCTGCCAAATATCTGTAGTTCATAAAGTCCAGTATGTTCAGTTGTggtgtttgtgatggtcagagatccagtttgatcatccagcttcagtctgtctctgaatatCCCATCAAGAACATCGTTATATAAGGAGATCTTATTAACCTCGTTGTTGATTTGAGCTATCCGAGTGCTGTCAGGTCCAAACGTCCACAAAATGCGTTCATATTTCTTCAATTCAGTGAGGTCATTGTGTAACGTGACAGGATCTCCCTCGATCACAAACTTCACATCATCACCAAACACACCTGGAGAACAACAACAACTGTTTCTCAGACGGacggactgactgactgactaacTACGTTAAACAAATCCAAATTAGGTCTTGGTATGCTTTTCTGGGAAATTTGTAGGCTACGCTAATTAGCCAGAACATCACATCATTACAGAACGAGCAGATGTTAGATAAATTATGTAAATATTAGGCCTTTGTGTATCGACCAACAGAGTaataagtacatttaaaaatcaAGTTCAATCATAAACTCAAGGAAAACAATTTGTTTAGGCCTAAAGTGAAAGCGAAAGTCTTTacgaaacttttttttaaatacccaCCTTTCACGAGCAACAAGCAGAAAAGATGAATAGAGGTCTTCATTTTTTGATGAATGTCTGGGATTTTACGTTGTGTTTTCGAGTAATGTTACCATTCTTTTAGCTCTAGGTTTCGTATTAAATACATCCGGGCTGAAAGCAACGAAACGCGATGTTtctaaatacattacttttcaACTGAAACGACAACAACAGAGACACCTTAAACCCATTGATATTCATTGGTGAATTATATTCGTTTTATGAGTCATATTCCTGGTTATTCCCATGTAACGCGTTTCGAAGTAGGTGTTCCTCACATGACCAGTAGTGTAGCCTAAATATGACGCAGTTAATCTTCCTATTAATGTGAGTTCCAATGAATTCGTTTCGTCCTGATCctcgttaaagggatagttcatccagaTAAAAAatacctcatgatttactcaccttaaagccatcttaggtgtatatggcattcttctttcagtcAAACAaattgagttatattaaaacatcTGGCTAGTACAAGCTTTAATGGCATCCCAAAATCTGAATCCCAACAAGtgatccatccatcataaaagtcctcCACACAGCTTCATGTGTTAAAAggggccttctgaagcgaagcgatgcatttttgtaagaaaatatccatatttaaaactttaagcagaacaCTTATACATTTGTATGCACTTGTCATATAATTTCCCTTGCATGTACATTAAgggaattgttttatttaacccATTTAATCCCActggtcacaattgtgaccacAATTTTTCCTTgcattttttagtgtaaaattGAAAAGTAACTCATATTATGAAGCATATGTTCATATATAATGAAAATGTAAGATGTCTATATGAGTTTATGGCAGGTGTAACATGATTGGTTAGTTTGGTCATGTGaccacacacatttatttcctGGTACTGCTGTCTTAACGGAAGGATGACGTCAAAGCTCAGAAAGGACAGGTAAGAATACTAAGTTCCTTTTTGAGGAGctcatattttttttgcacatatCATCATGAAAGGCTtatctatacatacacattgaaattaaatgaaaacatgctttattctgttgtcaaattgcaaataaaTGAAGACGGTCACAATAGTGACCGGTGGTATAACACAGGGAGTCTATGTTACCCATATGTAATTCTGTGTTATTTTTATGAACTCTCTTACAGAATGACTTTAAGTCAAGTTTTGGATTTACTTGACACTGATGATCCAGAGCCTGCAATTTGTAATATAGCAGTGGTCCCTAAGATAGAGAAGGATGCAATAGAAAGCGACTGTGATAGCGATGCATCTGACATGGATTTTACTGGTGACTCAGCTCACATACCATCAAGAATTTTGAATTCTACTGCAGAACTGTTTGGATATGATAATTTTGAGGAAATTGAACCTGAATGCGAGGACCAACCAAAACTCACAATTCAAACAAGAAGTCTCTCAAAAAAACTTGAATCTGCTTCATCATCTTTGTTGCCATCTTCAGATGCTAC
This genomic window contains:
- the LOC137039391 gene encoding hepatic and glial cell adhesion molecule-like, with protein sequence MDNFYSSFTHVHKNMEMLVLFFVLLLVDGVFDVTDEIQSVSVMEGESVTLRTDVTEIQKADLILWTFGLDSTRIAQINRLSNKVSLFDEVLDGRFRGRLKLAKTVSLTITNTTTEHRGVYELQTFGGNEVPPRKFSIIVYARLPVPVISTNSSQCSSSSSSYCSLVCSSVVNVSHVTLSWFKGNSLLSSISASDLSISLSLPLEVKYQDKNTYSCVLNNPISHQTQHLDITQLCHTCAAAGLSAGHISLLCVCVLAVAAVVCGIYHYHERKTSKRTNQGGGDTSSNEDRYSQNGAVPLLAVEVDGGDTSNHQERNLPNSVFVKEDKITSVPVMEGEPITLHNNDTEIEEMEMIWWKFASSKERNCAKFVVIATLSKTNNEEDPHNKRILQFKDSLKLDQNTGSLTITKITPKHYGHYKLHITSKGQMIVHTFRVFPHFPLNKEQTPTQIIQRRQTCP
- the LOC137039985 gene encoding SLAM family member 5-like → MKTSIHLFCLLLVKGVFGDDVKFVIEGDPVTLHNDLTELKKYERILWTFGPDSTRIAQINNEVNKISLYNDVLDGIFRDRLKLDDQTGSLTITNTTTEHTGLYELQIFGRNEVPPKKFSIIVYARLPVPVISNNSSHCSSSSSSSYCSLVCSSVVNVSHVTLSWFKGNSLLSSISVSDLSISLSLPLEVEYQDKNTYSCVLNNPISNQTQHLDITQLCHTCAVDISSFNAKERLPFSPVVLIVGGILITLVVLAVVGMFGFYWKYKKSNQLGQTSRQESIEMRNGEALAESDVMKMVSVTCGQTITLNTGVTAIQSCDVLQWQFGDLSSDSTNPFVVFPRMNEPNNVDCNGHHDEKTRVQLDQNTGYLTIKDIRPSDFGIYKLKITRNGKNMISKTFLVQASSENAENEPEEMISLMNGATSQST